One window of Clarias gariepinus isolate MV-2021 ecotype Netherlands chromosome 21, CGAR_prim_01v2, whole genome shotgun sequence genomic DNA carries:
- the LOC128509448 gene encoding zinc metalloproteinase-disintegrin-like crotastatin has protein sequence MSSVFPLRHVTTMSYSLLFTCGSTEPGYGSFLSITAMKMKRITVARLLMWILMFLVICMHSDGLDIYEVVRPIKLHDLHKRDLESTRPDTVKYAMTLDGKQIEMHLKKTSDFINDDYTETQYTSDGTPVVTKPDEMDLCYYQGKIMNDSKSMVSISTCDGLRGYFQIAEQKFIIEPLSEDLDGDHAVIKYENVVDTPTVCGVINTTWHNIPEGFPGISPSKPKARMSGQTMFLQNKYNEVVLVVDNRMYVKMDKDVSKVRQRIFDILNFVNAVYKPLHTFVALIGLEIWTDADKIVVSTASGDTLTAFTKWRNDDLIKRKKHDNAHLITEIDFDGATVGLAYVGTLCTEVSTGIIQNHNPRVIAVAATLAHEMGHNLGMNHDNSSCACAESSCIMTAVLSYNIPHLFTECSLINYKQFLNSRNPDCLLNKPQAKDLLQPAVCGNGFQEIGEECDCGNVTDCTNPCCNASTCKLTKGSACADGECCQNCKIADRTLMCRPKRDECDLPEYCMGNSSLCPEDVFSVNGLPCKNNTGYCYNGQCPRRDDQCIRMWGSGAVVGVDFCYDQNKRGVFYAYCTRPTDDQFIGCQGQDVMCGKLFCDKGQEIPIYGRSITFNNCKATFYSDRTQDFGQVNTGTKCGDKKVCNKNQCVSLDVAYNAANCSANCNGNRVCNNKLECTCAPGWLPPDCVKPVSSSQRTDPTSTCFIFLLIYIFSYIQS, from the exons ATGTCTTCTGTATTCCCACTGAGGCATGTTACAACAATGAGCTACTCATTGCTCTTCACATGTGGAAGTACCGAGCCGGGATACGGTAGCTTTCTCTCCATAACAGCGatgaaaatgaagagaataaCAGTTGCTCGTCTCCTGATGTGGATCCTCATGTTTTTGGTTATATGCATGCACTCAG ATGGACTGGACATATATGAAGTGGTACGACCAATCAAACTCCATGATCTTCATAAGAGAGATTTAGAG tccaCCAGGCCTGACACTGTGAAATATGCCATGACTCTTGATGGCAAACAAATTGAAATGCATCTGAAGAAAACCAG tgattttataaatgacGACTACACTGAGACTCAGTACACGAGTGACGGGACCCCTGTTGTCACTAAACCTGATGAGATG gatCTCTGTTACTACCAAGGGAAGATCATGAATGACAGCAAATCAATGGTCAGCATAAGCACCTGTGATGGATTACG GGGGTATTTTCAGATTGCAGAACAGAAGTTCATCATTGAGCCTTTGTCTGAAGACCTTGACGGTGACCATGCAGTGATAAAGTATGAAAATGTGGTTGATACTCCTACTGTATGTGGAGTCATTAACACTACTTGGCATAATATTCCTGAGGGTTTCCCTGGCATTTCTCCAAGCAAACCTAAAGCTCGCATGTCA GGACAAACAATGTtcctacaaaataaatacaacgaAGTCGTCCTTGTAGTGGACAACAGAATG TATGTGAAGATGGACAAGGATGTCTCCAAAGTGAGACAGAGGATCTTTGATATTCTCAATTTTGTTAATGCT GTGTATAAACCATTGCACACTTTTGTTGCTCTGATTGGTTTGGAAATCTGGACCGATGCTGATAAGATTGTGGTGTCTACGGCTTCTGGTGACACCCTGACCGCATTTACTAAGTGGAGGAATGACGATCTGATAAAGAGGAAGAAACACGACAACGCTCACCTGATCAC TGAAATCGACTTTGATGGGGCGACAGTGGGCCTGGCTTACGTTGGTACCCTGTGCACAGAGGTGTCTACAGGAATCATCCAG AATCATAATCCACGTGTCATAGCGGTAGCTGCCACCCTGGCGCATGAGATGGGACATAATCTGGGCATGAACCATGACAACAGCTCGTGTGCATGTGCTGAATCCAGCTGCATCATGACTGCAGTACTGAG ctaCAATATTCCTCACCTCTTCACCGAATGCAGCCTAATTAATTATAAGCAGTTCCTCAACTCACGCAACCCCGACTGCCTCCTTAACAAACCGCAAGCCAAGGACCTGCTTCAGCCTGCAGTGTGCGGCAACGGATTCCAAGAGATTGGGGAAGAATGTGACTGTGGAAATGTGACG gactgCACCAACCCATGCTGCAATGCcagcacatgcaaactcacaAAAGGCTCAGCGTGTGCAGATGGAGAGTGTTGTCAGAACTGTAAG ATCGCTGATCGCACCCTAATGTGCCGTCCTAAGCGTGATGAGTGTGACCTGCCTGAATATTGCATGGGAAATTCCTCCTTGTGCCCCGAAGATGTCTTTTCAGTGAACGGACTGCCATGCAAGAACAACACAGGCTACTGTTACAACGGCCAGTGCCCAAGACGGGATGACCAGTGTATCAGAATGTGGGGTTCAG GTGCGGTGGTAGGGGTTGATTTCTGCTATGACCAGAACAAACGAGGTGTATTCTATGCTTATTGTACACGACCAACCGATGACCAGTTTATAGGATGCCAAGGACA GGATGTAATGTGTGGGAAGCTTTTCTGTGACAAAGGCCAAGAGATCCCAATCTATGGTCGCTCGATCACGTTCAACAATTGCAAAGCCACTTTTTACAGTGACAGAACCCAAGACTTTGGTCAAGTAAACACAGGAACCAAATGTGGTGATAAGAAG GTTTGTAATAAAAACCAGTGTGTGAGTTTAGATGTTGCCTACAATGCAGCCAACTGCTCGGCAAACTGCAATGGCAATAGG GTGTGTAATAATAAGCTGGAGTGCACTTGCGCACCTGGCTGGCTCCCACCTGACTGTGTGAAACCAGTCAGTAGTTCTCAGCGTACAGACCCTACAAGtacctgttttatttttttactcatctACATATTTTCCTACATCCAATCCTAG